The bacterium DNA window TTGGAGGAAAGGGTGGAAATAAAGGTATTAAAGGAGCAGGGATATTCAATACGGCAGATAGTGTAATCTTTAACAATCTTTCTGTCTGATTTGTTAAAAATTTTGCGACCTGTGA harbors:
- a CDS encoding helix-turn-helix domain-containing protein codes for the protein MLKLEERVEIKVLKEQGYSIRQIV